The following coding sequences are from one Onychostoma macrolepis isolate SWU-2019 chromosome 24, ASM1243209v1, whole genome shotgun sequence window:
- the plcd1a gene encoding 1-phosphatidylinositol 4,5-bisphosphate phosphodiesterase delta-1a isoform X2 has product MEVNGNAGRFGLEEDPDLQFLLKGGDLVKVKSRSWRKTRYFRLNEDCKTVWQQTSKRFKKDSSFSLEDIDSVRYGRQTEGLQKYTDSLADDRCFSIVFKGRRKNLDLIASSKEEAKRWVSGLEKIMTGMHSLNRQQNSEHWIYNCMRKADKNADNKMSLKELKHFLRQINIEVDDSYAEMLFKKCDTSNSGTLEGSEIKHFYDLLTYREEIDVIYEKYASTNGQMSSGDLLNFLQNEQREPVSLESAKKLIEKYEVDETAKQNKYMSKDGFLMYLNHEEGSIFNPAHKPIYQDMHQPLNHYLISSSHNTYLMEDQLKGPSSTEAYIKALMKSCRCVELDCWDGANGEPVIYHGHTLTSKVLFQDVIKAIKEYAFKTSQYPVILSLENHCSTEQQKIMAHHLTSILGSALLTQPLGHQMPKSFPGPEELKGRFLIKGKCLNKLDAAFNNNTTEDVDSVSEEDEAAELKEAEQKPKDKSSKKIKLAKELSDLVIYCKSVHFSNFEHSRDNHAFYEMASFKESKAMNLAENSGTAYIHHNMDKLSRIYPAGSRTDSSNYNPVPLWNAGCQIVALNFQTPGKEMDLNQARFLPNGKCGYILKPEFQRDPASQFDPKNLSVGPWLKKKNLHVMIISAQQLPKINKDKQKSIVDPQVRVEIYGVPADNASKQTHHIDNNGFNPMWNTKFQFTIYVPELALVRFVVEDYDAASHNDLVGLYTLPFTSMQNGYRHVPLLTKRGNLIPSAGLFVHIMILDAK; this is encoded by the exons TCAGTCTTGAGGACATCGATTCGGTGCGGTATGGCCGTCAGACTGAAGGGCTGCAGAAGTACACTGACTCCTTGGCAGACGACCGCTGCTTCTCCATTGTCTTCAAAGGTCGACGAAAGAACCTGGACTTGATCGCCTCATCCAAAGAGGAGGCCAAGAGATGGGTCAGCGGTCTGGAGAAGATCATGACTGGCATGCACAGCCTCAACCGACAGCAgaacagcgaaca CTGGATCTATAATTGCATGCGCAAGGCAGACAAGAACGCAGACAACAAAATGTCCTTGAAGGAGTTGAAGCATTTCCTACGTCAGATCAATATCGAGGTGGACGACAGTTACGCTGAGATGCTTTTCAAG AAATGTGACACATCAAACTCAGGCACTCTGGAGGGATCTGAGATTAAACACTTTTACGATTTACTGACTTACCGTGAGGAAATTGATGTGATCTATGAGAAGTACGCTAGTACCAATGGACAGATGAGCTCTGGCGACCTGTTGAACTTTCTCCAAAATGAGCAGAGGGAGCCAGTGTCTTTGGAGAGTGCAAAGAAGCTTATTGAGAAATATGAGGTGGATGAGACAG CCAAACAGAACAAGTACATGAGCAAAGATGGTTTCCTGATGTACCTGAACCATGAAGAAGGCTCCATCTTTAACCCGGCCCACAAACCTATATACCAAGACATGCATCAGCCGCTCAATCATTACTTAATTTCCTCTTCCCACAACACCTATCTGATGGAGGACCAGCTGAAGGGGCCTAGCAGCACAGAAGCCTATATCAA AGCGCTGATGAAGAGCTGTCGCTGTGTGGAACTGGATTGCTGGGACGGTGCGAACGGAGAGCCGGTCATTTACCACGGCCATACGCTCACATCCAAAGTGCTCTTCCAAGATGTCATCAAGGCCATCAAAGAATATGCTTTCAAA ACCTCACAGTATCCAGTGATCCTGTCTTTGGAGAACCATTGCTCCACAGAGCAGCAGAAGATCATGGCCCATCACTTAACCTCCATCCTGGGCAGCGCTTTGCTCACTCAACCCCTGGGGCATCAAATGCCCAAAAGTTTTCCAGGACCTGAG GAGCTGAAGGGACGTTTCCTGATCAAGGGCAAGTGTTTGAACAAACTGGATGCAGCATTCAACAACAACACCACAGAGGATGTGGACAGTGTGTCAGAGGAAGATGAGGCTGCTGAACTCAAAGAGGCTGAACAGAAACCAAAGGACAAG AGTTCCAAAAAGATCAAGCTGGCTAAGGAGCTGTCAGACCTGGTCATCTACTGCAAAAGTGTCCATTTCAGCAACTTCGAGCATTCAAGAGATAACCACGCTTTCTATGAAATGGCCTCCTTCAAGGAGAGCAAAGCAATGAACCTGGCAGAAAACTCAG GTACGGCATATATTCATCACAACATGGATAAGCTGAGCAGAATCTACCCAGCCGGCTCCAGAACTGATTCATCCAACTACAATCCAGTGCCCCTGTGGAACGCCGGCTGCCAAATAG TGGCTCTAAACTTCCAGACTCCTGGTAAGGAGATGGATCTGAATCAGGCCCGCTTTCTACCTAATGGCAAGTGTGGCTACATACTTAAGCCAGAGTTTCAGAGGGACCCGGCCTCACAGTTTGACCCCAAGAACCTCAGTGTAGGCCCCTGGCTGAAGAAAAAGAACTTGCATGTCATG ATCATATCAGCCCAGCAGCTGCCTAAGATCAATAAAGACAAGCAGAAGTCTATCGTGGACCCTCAGGTCAGGGTGGAGATCTACGGTGTGCCCGCCGACAACGCCAGCAAACAGACACATCACATTGACAACAATG GTTTCAATCctatgtggaacacaaaattcCAGTTCACTATTTACGTGCCAGAACTGGCTTTGGTGCGGTTTGTGGTGGAGGACTACGACGCTGCTTCCCATAATGACCTGGTTGGCCTGTACACGCTGCCCTTCACCAGCATGCAGAATG GATACCGCCATGTGCCTCTGCTCACGAAGAGAGGAAACCTCATTCCTTCAGCGGGACTGTTTGTACACATCATGATTCTTGATGCCAAATAA